The Terriglobus roseus sequence TCCATGCCTGCTGCCTCCTCGATGGAGGCCGTCTTCACAGAGGCCGCGAAGGAGAGCAGGAGCTTCGACGGCGTCAGCACCGGGCGGATGAGTTCGACGAGGCCGGGCACCTGCATGGGCTTAACGCCGAGCAGGATTACATCCGCGTTGCGTGCGGCCTCGACGTTGTCGGTCGAAACTTCCACGCTGAACTGTGCGGAGAGCGCATGCGCACGTTCCGGGTGCGCGACCGTGGCGGTGATCTGCTCCGGATGTAACAGGTTGTTCTTGAGGAAGGCCTGCAGAAGGATGCCGCCCATCTTACCCGCGCCAAGGATCGCAACTTTCACGCCGGGCATGGCCGCAGGTGTGACGGGAAGTTCGTAGTCCAGTGTTTCGTCGCTCATGCTTTTTCTTTGTTCTTTCGTTTGTCGAGATCCGCGAAGAGATCGTTCACGTCGAGTGCGATATCGGTGCCCGGCGCCCGCAGGATCAGATCTTGTTGTCGTTCCAAGCCACCCGGACCGTATACGTAGGCGATCCTTTCCTGGGGATCGATGAGCCAGATGTTGGAGACGCCCATGGTGCGATAGTCGGATAGAACCATGACGGCACGAGCCAGGCGATCTTCTGGACACATAATCTCTACACAGATCACTGGTGGAGTCTCTCCGACTTGCTCATCGGGAAGATCGGATTGAACCAAAGCCACGTCGCAGATGCGAACACGCTTTTCACCAACGATCATGCGGTATTCGAGGATAGGCTCCAGAGCAAAAGAAGCTTCACGCAGGAGAAACCAACTGTAAACGTAGCCCTGTGCCCGCCCGTGATCTTTCTCGCCCAAGTTCCGCTCCTGGATTTCGCCGTCGACTAAATCCACGTCGGGGTGGAAGGAAGTGTGAAGGTACTGCTCCATCGTCATCAACGTAGGTGTCGTCGCCATCAGCTTGCCTCCTTATCAAAAGATTACGCCAGCCGCTGCGTGGCGACTGGCGTTTATCGGGCGAAACGTTCGGTTTACTTCGTTGCCGTCAGGGCGAAGGAGCTTTCCGGGTACCACTCCGGCCGCGGTCCGTTGGCGACGCGAGTGGTGAGTTGCGCGAGGACGACGGTGAACTGGGCTGCTGCAACTTTGTCGACGGGCTGGTTCAGGTCATCGCTCGGCTTGTGGTAACGGGTCTTCACCCATTCGTTGAAGGTCTTCATCTCGGGCGAGTCCGGTGTCCAGCCGAACTTGAATGCGAGAGCGGGAATGCCCTGCTTCACGAAATTCACCTGGTCGGACCGCACAAAGCGGTTCTCGTCAGGCTGCTTGTCGAACTGGACTTCGACGTCATTGCTCTGGAACGCTGCACGGGCGTCGTTGCCCAGCGTGCTCTCTGCCATCCCCTGGACCTCGATGTAGCGCAGCGGGAAGAGTGGCAGGTACATGTCCATGTTCAGGTCCGCGACGATGTCCTGCTTCGGCACCGTTGGTTTGCGGGCAAAGTAGGATGAGCCGAGTTCGCCAAGCTCCTCGCCCGCGAGGGTGATGAAGAGGATCGACCGCTTGGGCTTTGTCTTCTGCGCCATGAGGATCTTCGCGCATTCGATGACGGACGCGCTGCCGGAAGCGTTATCCATGGCGCCGTTATACAGGTGATCGCCTGCACCTTCGCCGCGTACGCCCAGGTGGTCCAGGTGCGCGCTGACGACGACGTACTCCTTCTTCAGTTTCGAGTCTGAACCCTCCACCATGCCGATGACGTTCGGCGCGCGAAAGGGCGTTCCTGCAACGGATGTCGTAACCGTGCTGAGGGTGCCGGAAAGTTTGAAGCTTGGTATCGGCATACCGGCCTTTGCCAGTGCCGTCAGTTCGGCTGGCGTATGACCCGTGCCGGCGAAAAGCTTTGCGGCGCCTGCGTCTGTCAGAGTGCCGACGACCTTGATGCCGGGGAGGCTTTCGAGTGATGGGTCAGAGAAGTACAAAGCGGAGGGAGCAGGTGCGGGTCCTTTTGCGGGTGGCGCATCCGCGGCCGCCGGGCGCGGCATTGCGATCTGAATCATGCCGACGGCGCCTGCGGCCTTCAGCGCTTTCCAGCGCTGGTCGTTGCTTCGGCCATAGGCGCGCTGCGGCCCCAGAAGGTGCTCCGGCGGGTAGTTGTAAAAGACGACGATGCGGCCCTTCACGTCGGCGTCGGTGTAGTTGTTGATGTGTTTGGCAGGGATGCGCAGGCCGTAGCCGATGAAGGCCAGAGGAGCTTCTACCGCGGAGTTTTTGAGCAGCGGAGTAAGGTACACATCCGTGCCAAGCGTGAGCGGCGTGGAGGCGCCCTGATGCTTCAGGACCGCGCTGGATTTCTCCAGATCGAGCGTCATCGGCTGGAAGTCAATCTGCTGTTTGTAACCGTCCGTGCCAGCGGGTTTCAGGCCGATGGCCTTGAACTGGCTCTCGACGTAAGCCACTGCAGCGTCGTAGCCGGGGGTGCCGGTGCGACGGCCCTGCAACTTATCGTCGGCCAGGTACTGTACATGCGACCACCAGGCGGCGGCAGGCTCGCTCCAGTCCGTACGCTCACTGAGCAGCGGGATCTGCGCATGGGCGGCCAGTGTGAGGGAGAAAGAAACGAGCAGGGCGGCGGCGGTTCGGCGCATCAGAGAAGGTCTCCAGAAGTCACAAAGGGATGGGGCCATGGTAAATCCACCGGCACCATCCCCAGTTTGTGAACTTCCTTAGACCGCGGCTTCTTACGCCGAGATCCTACCGCTTGCCGAAGACCTCGCCCATGCGACGGATCTGCGCGCCAACGCCGCGCAGCTTTTCCTCAATGTGCTCATAGCCGCGGTCGATGTGGTACACGCGGTCCAGAATCGTTTCGCCATCCGCGACCAGTGCAGCTAGTACCAGCGATGCGGAAGCGCGGAGGTCGCTGCACATGACGGCAGCAGCCTGCAGCGGCGTGCGGCCGGTGATGGTGGCGGTGCGGCCGTGGACACGGATGTCCGCGCCCATACGCGACAGTTCGCTGACGTGCATGAACCGGTTTTCGAAGATGTTCTCCGTCACGCTGGAGGTGCCTTCCGCCTGCGTTGCCAGCGCCATGTACTGCGCCTGCATGTCGGTCGGGAAACCGGGGTACTCGACGGTGGAGATGTCAGCAGCCTTCAGCGATCCACGGCCTTCGCTGCGGACGCGGATATTGTCCTTGCCCACGTCCATGCGGACGCCACACTCCTCCAGCTTGCTGATCACAGCGGCCAGGTGCGCGGGGTTGCAGCAGTCAACGTTCAAATCACCGCCCGATATGGCGCCCGCGATAAGGAAGGTTCCGGCCTCGATGCGATCCGGATTGATGCGGTGACGCACG is a genomic window containing:
- a CDS encoding Uma2 family endonuclease, coding for MATTPTLMTMEQYLHTSFHPDVDLVDGEIQERNLGEKDHGRAQGYVYSWFLLREASFALEPILEYRMIVGEKRVRICDVALVQSDLPDEQVGETPPVICVEIMCPEDRLARAVMVLSDYRTMGVSNIWLIDPQERIAYVYGPGGLERQQDLILRAPGTDIALDVNDLFADLDKRKNKEKA
- a CDS encoding M28 family peptidase, which encodes MRRTAAALLVSFSLTLAAHAQIPLLSERTDWSEPAAAWWSHVQYLADDKLQGRRTGTPGYDAAVAYVESQFKAIGLKPAGTDGYKQQIDFQPMTLDLEKSSAVLKHQGASTPLTLGTDVYLTPLLKNSAVEAPLAFIGYGLRIPAKHINNYTDADVKGRIVVFYNYPPEHLLGPQRAYGRSNDQRWKALKAAGAVGMIQIAMPRPAAADAPPAKGPAPAPSALYFSDPSLESLPGIKVVGTLTDAGAAKLFAGTGHTPAELTALAKAGMPIPSFKLSGTLSTVTTSVAGTPFRAPNVIGMVEGSDSKLKKEYVVVSAHLDHLGVRGEGAGDHLYNGAMDNASGSASVIECAKILMAQKTKPKRSILFITLAGEELGELGSSYFARKPTVPKQDIVADLNMDMYLPLFPLRYIEVQGMAESTLGNDARAAFQSNDVEVQFDKQPDENRFVRSDQVNFVKQGIPALAFKFGWTPDSPEMKTFNEWVKTRYHKPSDDLNQPVDKVAAAQFTVVLAQLTTRVANGPRPEWYPESSFALTATK